In a genomic window of Primulina huaijiensis isolate GDHJ02 chromosome 10, ASM1229523v2, whole genome shotgun sequence:
- the LOC140985618 gene encoding PHD finger protein MALE MEIOCYTE DEATH 1 gives MEPPFLDLHTNRKNPKKFYGFHTFAEPGCPVSLSGAFRDNVRHFLRECAGLEDYDVEGMPVWCTFLVYESKGVVLPLFTVEENVKHSNRPFCDYCRCAGWSNHFVSKRKYHFIIPVDNEWNKSLDDGAFDLQSHLLHGLIHCNGFGHLLCINGIEGGSKIICGRELMDLWDRICTSFRARKISVEDLSKKHMMDLRLLYGVAYGHSWFGTWKYQFCHGSFGVKWHNYEKAINILSSLELDQVIDDFSFTNGCTFIKQIIHQYRNLSEASLVTVRDLFRFMLTLNMKTPAEKRATISAAISPCSGKNSRLFARVKACSWKISTGSPIKKCPFAKEKSSKCRKFSNLAANMDSRWPFRRLEHVADVIVDALKEKREVNKGCRIGMTRQEVRDAVRLHVGDTGLIDHVLKAMNNVIVGKYVVRRAVNRSTKVLEYSIQDLNSVKFGESPATVPKTIHTFGKVPGRNVYEDLYLFYTCLFRDYPESDSVQLAVQIVLCSKLFVKEWHFRDEEDDLLRFVCRLATSLLDLNTELFPDFPPQEFIVVPPYSTIGDLKLSVQNALRDTYFVTERLVVTDVVELEGMEDDEVLFGIIESGSELSVRGFGLDGESDLRYEGGAENWTVRCKCGAEDDDGERMVSCDICEIWQHTRCNGVEDTDTVPRLFVCDICCSNLAPVQTQRGLGFEWDQSYKVPMLLPHMPDLNIGSLYCK, from the exons ATGGAGCCTCCGTTTCTCGATCTTCACACGAACAGAAAGAATCCCAAAAAGTTTTATGGCTTCCACACGTTCGCGGAACCGGGCTGCCCCGTCTCTCTGAGCGGTGCCTTTCGCGATAACGTTCGCCACTTTCTTCGAGAATGTGCGGGGCTCGAGGATTACGACGTGGAGGGAATGCCCGTTTGGTGTACATTTTTGGTGTATGAGAGCAAGGGCGTTGTACTTCCTCTGTTTACAGTTGAAGAAAATGTGAAGCATTCTAACAGGCCCTTCTGTGATTACTGCCGCTGCGCTG GGTGGAGCAATCATTTCGTGTCAAAAAGAAAGTATCATTTTATAATTCCTGTTGATAATGAGTGGAATAAGTCTCTTGACGATGGTGCTTTTGATCTTCAATCTCACCTCTTGCATGGTTTGATTCATTGCAATGGATTTGGGCATTTACTCTGCATTAATGGGATTGAAGGGGGTTCTAAGATCATCTGTGGTAGAGAACTCATGGATCTCTGGGACCGTATCTGCACAAGCTTTCGTGCTCG GAAAATCTCAGTGGAGGATTTGTCCAAGAAGCATATGATGGATCTCCGCCTGCTTTATGGAGTTGCTTATGGACATTCCTGGTTTGGTACATGGAAATACCAATTCTGTCATGGAAGCTTTGGTGTGAAGTGGCATAACTATGAAAAGGCTATAAATATTCTCAGTTCTTTAGAGCTGGATCAAGTAATTGATGATTTCAGTTTCACAAATGGATGCACATTTATTAAACAGATTATCCACCAATACAGAAATCTTAGTGAGGCCAGTTTGGTTACAGTTCGAGATCTCTTCAGATTTATGCTTACTCTCAATATGAAAACTCCTGCCGAAAAACGTGCAACCATTTCTGCAGCGATTTCACCATGTTCTGGGAAGAACTCGCGCCTTTTTGCACGGGTCAAGGCTTGTTCCTGGAAAATTTCCACCGGAAGTCCTATTAAGAAGTGCCCCTTtgcaaaagaaaaatcctccaAATGCAGGAAATTTTCCAATCTTGCTGCTAATATGGATAGTAGATGGCCGTTTAGGAGACTCGAGCATGTTGCAGATGTCATTGTTGATGCCTTGAAAGAAAAGAGAGAAGTGAACAAAGGCTGCCGTATTGGGATGACCAGACAAGAGGTTCGTGATGCAGTTCGTCTCCATGTTGGTGATACAGGGTTGATAGATCATGTGCTGAAAGCCATGAATAATGTCATTGTTGGAAAGTACGTTGTTCGACGAGCTGTGAACCGATCCACTAAAGTGTTGGAATATAGCATTCAAGATCTCAACAGTGTCAAATTTGGGGAATCTCCAGCAACAGTTCCAAAGACGATTCATACATTTGGTAAAGTTCCTGGAAGAAACGTTTATGAAGATCTTTACTTGTTCTATACCTGTTTGTTCAGGGACTATCCGGAGTCTGATTCGGTGCAACTGGCAGTTCAAATCGTTCTCTGTAGTAAACTTTTTGTGAAAGAGTGGCATTTTAGAGATGAAGAGGATGACTTATTAAGGTTTGTCTGCAGATTAGCGACTAGTTTACTTGACTTAAATACCGAACTTTTTCCGGATTTTCCTCCCCAGGAGTTCATTGTAGTTCCACCCTACTCTACCATTGGTGATCTAAAGCTATCAGTGCAAAATGCGTTGAGGGACACTTACTTTGTGACAGAAAGACTAGTGGTGACTGATGTCGTGGAATTGGAGGGAATGGAGGATGATGAGGTTCTTTTTGGGATTATTGAGTCGGGCAGTGAGCTTTCAGTGAGGGGTTTTGGATTGGACGGTGAATCGGATTTGAGATACGAAGGGGGAGCTGAGAACTGGACTGTAAGATGCAAGTGTGGAGCTGAAGATGATGATGGAGAAAGAATGGTTTCATGCGACATATGTGAGATATGGCAGCATACTCGTTGCAATGGTGTTGAAGACACAGATACAGTGCCAAGATTGTTTGTATGTGATATTTGTTGCAGTAACCTTGCACCGGTACAGACACAACGTGGGCTTGGGTTCGAGTGGGATCAATCGTACAAGGTTCCAATGTTGCTGCCCCATATGCCTGATCTTAACATAGGGTCACTGTATTGTAAATAG
- the LOC140986157 gene encoding transmembrane 9 superfamily member 3 — protein MERGAWFAVVLLLLCAVVTVRSDASDHKYKLRDPVPLYANKVGPFHNPSETYRYFDLPFCSPGDVQEKKEALGEVLNGDRLVSAPYKLDFLQDRDSEVVCKQKLTKDEVSKFRSAISKDYYFQMYYDDLPLWGFLGKVEKEGKSDPSEFKYHLFKHLHFEIFYNKDRVIEINARADPSALVDVTEDKEVDVEFMYSVKWKETDTPFEKRMEKYSQSSSQPRHLEIHWFSIINSCVTVLLLTGFLATILMRVLKNDFVKYAHDEEAVDDQEETGWKYIHGDVFRYPKYKSLFAACLGSGSQLFTLTVFIFILALVGVFYPYNRGALFTALVVIYALTSGIAGYTAASFYGQLEGKNWVRNLLLTGSLFCGPLFLAFCFLNTVAIAYSATAALPFGTIVVIFLIWALVTSPLLVLGGIAGKNSKAEFQAPCRTTKYPREIPSLPWYRGTLPQMAMAGFLPFSAIYIELYYIFASIWGHRIYTIYSILFIVFIILLIVTAFITVALTYFQLAAEDHEWWWRSFLCGGSTGLFIYGYCLYYFYARSDMSGFMQTSFFFGYMACVCYGFFLMLGTVGFRAALFFVRHIYRSIKCE, from the exons ATGGAGAGAGGGGCTTGGTTCGCCGTCGTTTTGCTCCTGCTGTGCGCCGTGGTCACGGTGAGGTCCGATGCGTCGGATCACAAGTACAAACTCCGAGATCCGGTGCCGCTCTATGCTAATAAAGTCGGGCCATTTCATAATCCTAG TGAAACATACCGCTACTTTGATCTTCCTTTCTGTTCCCCAG GTGATGTGCAAGAGAAGAAAGAAGCCCTGGGGGAAGTTTTGAATGGTGATCGACTTGTCAGTGCCCCATATAAGCTAGATTTTTTGCAAGATAGAGACTCTGAAGTTGTTTGCAAACAGAAGTTAACTAAGGACGAAGTTTCGAAATTCAGAAGTGCGATATCAAAAGACTACTATTTCCAAATGTACTATGATGACTTGCCCCTCTGGGGTTTCTTGGGGAAAGTTGAGAAAGAAGGAAAATCTGATCCCAGCGAGTTCAAATATCATCTATTCAAGCATCttcattttgaaatattctACAATAAGGATCGTGTGATTGAAATAAATGCACGAGCTGACCCTAGTGCCCTTGTAGATGTAACTGAGGATAAAGAAGTTGATGTTGAGTTCATGTACTCTGTAAAATGGAAGGAAACAGACACTCCTTTTGAGAAGAGAATGGAAAAGTATTCACAGTCTTCTTCACAGCCTCGTCACTTGGAAATACATTGGTTCTCAATAATCAATTCGTGTGTGACAGTTCTTCTTCTGACTGGTTTTCTCGCTACTATTCTCATGCGAGTTCTTAAGAATGATTTTGTCAA GTATGCTCATGATGAGGAGGCAGTTGATGACCAAGAGGAAACAGGTTGGAAGTACATACATGGTGATGTATTCAGGTATCCCAAGTACAAATCTTTATTTGCTGCATGCCTTGGTTCTGGCAGCCAGCTGTTTACTCT CACGGTGTTCATTTTCATACTTGCATTGGTTGGTGTATTTTATCCTTACAATCGTGGAGCTCTATTCACTGCTTTGGTTGTCATTTATGCACTTACATCAGGGATCGCTGGCTATACGGCTGCCTCTTTCTATGGCCAACTGGAAGGGAAAAACTGG GTTCGGAATCTTTTATTGACTGGAAGTCTATTTTGCGGACCACTATTTCTTGCATTCTGCTTCCTTAATACCGTTGCAATTGCTTACAGTGCCACAGCGGCACTGCCATTTGGTACCATTGTTGTCATCTTTCTTATATGGGCTCTTGTGACATCACCATTGTTAGTCTTGGGAGGGATTGCTGGAAAGAATAGCAAGGCAGAATTCCAAGCTCCGTGTCGCACCACAAAATATCCCAGAGAGATTCCATCTCTACCTTGGTATCGTGGGACTCTGCCTCAGATGGCTATGGCTGGATTCTTGCCTTTCAGTGCCATATACATTGAACTCTATTACATATTTGCCAGTATATGGGGCCATAGGATTTACACCATctatagtattttatttatagtCTTCATCATCCTTTTGATCGTTACAGCCTTTATCACTGTGGCATTGACTTATTTCCAGCTTGCTGCTGAGGACCATGAATGGTGGTGGAG GTCCTTTCTGTGTGGTGGATCTACTGGGCTGTTCATATATGGATACTGCTTGTATTACTTTTATGCACGTTCAGATATGTCTGGCTTTATGCAAACTTCATTTTTCTTTGGGTACATGGCTTGTGTTTGCTACGGCTTCTTCCTTATGCTGGGGACAGTCGGATTCCGTGCAGCACTGTTTTTTGTCAGACACATTTACCGCTCGATCAAATGCGAGTAG
- the LOC140986682 gene encoding uncharacterized protein: protein MTEYDDVKTPNGISIGGEDARDSEQEAPDLTLYTVVNRLIAAIFFPDSDSGYASVPLLQRIKASLSDNIPLLRDASRNTAGHILAWTRRGSPLRALFVVSVGTIAFLSLIGLSVFLLFFVAATFNAVVISLLMSLAAAGGFLALFFTCIAAIYVGALAVAVFVISTTTITAVIAVLIATGWIGFFWTLWLAAKKSLGLGKRFFYITGSAVSSYSNSRHAPSQNSSKKAD from the exons ATGACGGAGTACGATGATGTTAAAACGCCCAATGGGATCTCGATTGGTGGTGAAGATGCACGGGATAGTGAACAAGAAGCACCGGATTTGACCCTCTACACAGTTGTCAACCGTTTGATTGCTGCCATCTTCTTCCCCGATTCAGATTCGGGGTATGCTTCGGTACCGCTGCTGCAGAGGATCAAAGCCTCCCTCTCCGATAATATCCCTCTGCTTCGCGACGCGTCGAGGAACACTGCTGGCCATATTCTTGCCTGGACTCGCCGCGGCAGCCCTCTCCGTGCGCTTTTCGTAGTCTCC GTTGGGACAATTGCTTTTCTCTCCTTGATAGGATTGTCGGTGTTTCTCCTTTTCTTTGTTGCAGCAACCTTCAATGCTGTTGTGATTTCTCTTCTTATGTCTTTAGCAGCAGCTGGAGGATTCTTGGCTCTATTCTTTACCTGCATTGCAGCCATTTATGTTGGGGCATTAGCTGTGGCTGTATTTGTCATTTCTACAACCACAATTACTGCGGTTATTGCTGTTCTTATTGCTACAG GTTGGATTGGATTCTTTTGGACCTTGTGGCTGGCAGCTAAGAAAAGCCTCGGTCTGGGAAAGCGATTCTTCTACATTACGGGTTCTGCAGTTTCATCTTACTCTAATAGTCGGCACGCCCCAAGCCAAAATTCATCCAAGAAAGCCGATTAA
- the LOC140985534 gene encoding ubiquitin domain-containing protein 7SL RNA1-like: MDLFFVPNRGKPFFIEVGYFDTVLEIKEKVEKYQGIPVARQTLSFNGDVLKDELNVRYSKILDRSRIELLIAPDPNVMNDESLSSSKIHLVLKMPGSKVGITVQMNVTESIRGLKEKIKEIEGIPVSRLVIYANGFELHDRRSLQDCGLADNSELDVLVQASPETTSTGSSVHAVTRPRKLKIFVLTKHGTKRVTLEVNPWEDVGELRPKLQKLEEEMQLDLPKDGYFFIYKQNVMDDDKSFRWHHVGKEDTIEIFSGSVSGGS, translated from the coding sequence ATGGATCTGTTCTTCGTACCAAATAGAGGCAAACCTTTCTTCATCGAAGTGGGATACTTCGATACGGTGCTGGAAATCAAGGAAAAGGTTGAAAAATATCAAGGAATCCCCGTAGCCAGGCAAACCCTAAGTTTCAACGGCGACGTCCTGAAAGATGAACTCAATGTACGCTACTCCAAAATCCTTGATCGATCCCGGATCGAACTGCTGATCGCTCCGGATCCCAACGTCATGAACGACGAAAGCCTTTCGTCGTCCAAGATCCACCTCGTTCTGAAGATGCCGGGTTCCAAGGTTGGGATCACGGTTCAAATGAATGTTACCGAAAGCATTCGAGGGTTGAAAGAGAAAATCAAGGAGATTGAAGGCATCCCGGTAAGTAGACTTGTTATCTATGCGAATGGGTTCGAGTTGCATGATCGTCGATCCCTTCAAGATTGCGGGCTCGCCGATAATTCAGAACTCGACGTCCTCGTCCAGGCATCTCCGGAAACCACTTCAACGGGGTCATCTGTGCATGCTGTGACTAGACCGCGTAAGTTGAAGATCTTCGTCCTCACTAAACATGGCACTAAGAGAGTCACGTTGGAAGTTAATCCGTGGGAAGATGTTGGCGAGCTGAGACCAAAGTTGCAGAAGCTGGAAGAAGAAATGCAGCTTGATCTTCCCAAAGACGGGTATTTCTTTATCTACAAACAAAATGTGATGGATGATGATAAGTCTTTCAGGTGGCACCATGTTGGGAAAGAGGATACAATCGAGATCTTTAGTGGGAGTGTTTCCGGTGGATCTTGA